A genomic segment from Aegilops tauschii subsp. strangulata cultivar AL8/78 chromosome 1, Aet v6.0, whole genome shotgun sequence encodes:
- the LOC109754652 gene encoding two-component response regulator ORR42-like: protein MASSLKALLVEDTAVDRMVLSFMLRKFHCEVILAKNGKEDVDMFLEGNKFDIVVCDKDMPIMTGPEAIKKIRAMGATDVKIVGVSADDNAMEAFMSAGADDFVPKPMRLEVLGPMIQEVINMKNN from the exons ATGGCATCATCCCTCAAGGCACTGCTTGTTGAGGATACTGCGGTTGACAGAATGGTTCTCTCCTTCATGCTACGCAAATTTCACTGTGAGGTCATCCTGGCTAAGAATGGGAAAGAAGATGTTGATATGTTCCTTGAGGGTAACAAGTTTGACATTGTTGTGTGTGATAAGGACATGCCCATAATGACTGGTCCTGAG GCAATCAAGAAGATCCGTGCTATGGGAGCCACCGATGTGAAGATCGTCGGGGTGTCCGCTGATGATAACGCCATGGAGGCCTTCATGAGTGCCGGTGCTGATGACTTTGTGCCCAAACCAATGAGGCTTGAGGTTCTCGGGCCTATGATTCAGGAGGTCATCAACATGAAGAATAATTAG